A segment of the Actinomycetota bacterium genome:
GGGTTTGAGGAATGAACTCTTGTCCCTCAAAACCAGGATTAACTGACATAATGACCACGAAATGTATCTCCGGTAGAATGTTGATGAGATTTGTTAGAGTTGTTGCAGGATTTAGGGCTACTCCAACACCTAGATTACTATAAGTCTTAACCCTCTGGATTACTCGATGTAGATGAGTACAGGCTTCAAAGTGGACGGAGAGGAGATTGGCTCCAGCTTCAATGAAATCCTCGATGAAGAATTCTGGGTTCTCGATCATCAGGTGCACATCAAAGGGGATATTGGCATACCGCTTGATAGCAGAAATTGCGGAGGGACCGATGGAGATATTGGGCACGAAATGACCGTCC
Coding sequences within it:
- the rpe gene encoding ribulose-phosphate 3-epimerase, whose amino-acid sequence is MVKRVKIAPSILSANFACLGEQVKRAEEAGADYIHIDVMDGHFVPNISIGPSAISAIKRYANIPFDVHLMIENPEFFIEDFIEAGANLLSVHFEACTHLHRVIQRVKTYSNLGVGVALNPATTLTNLINILPEIHFVVIMSVNPGFEGQEFIPQTLEKIRLLKNMIEERNPSVAIEVDGGVSQKNALDIVKAGADILVAGSAIFNHIDIGEAIRNLRKVISPACRQTGLPKL